In Marinomonas algicola, a single genomic region encodes these proteins:
- the tnpB gene encoding IS66 family insertion sequence element accessory protein TnpB (TnpB, as the term is used for proteins encoded by IS66 family insertion elements, is considered an accessory protein, since TnpC, encoded by a neighboring gene, is a DDE family transposase.), with the protein MKPRYLRPALNLPQIFLYRDPVDFRKQAHGLAVLIEQELGHNPFSGALYAFTNRHRNKIKCVMWEDNGFVLYYKGLAEEKFKWPKASDELVSLTGEQINWLLDGYDLSLMQGHKTLHYEALC; encoded by the coding sequence ATGAAGCCCCGTTATCTGCGCCCTGCGTTAAATTTACCCCAGATATTTTTATACCGAGACCCGGTGGACTTTAGAAAGCAGGCCCATGGACTGGCGGTGCTGATCGAGCAAGAGCTAGGACACAATCCGTTTTCTGGAGCCTTGTACGCGTTTACCAACCGGCATCGCAATAAAATCAAATGCGTGATGTGGGAAGACAATGGCTTCGTGCTCTACTACAAAGGCCTCGCAGAGGAAAAGTTTAAGTGGCCCAAAGCCTCAGATGAGTTGGTATCCCTCACTGGCGAGCAGATAAATTGGCTGTTAGATGGCTACGATCTTAGCCTAATGCAAGGCCATAAAACCTTGCATTATGAGGCACTTTGCTGA
- a CDS encoding helix-turn-helix domain-containing protein → MTIYSKTKTSYYRRLYVAYLIDSGVNTAPLLIEKAGMPKRTLQDTLVALSELDILLEKEGGTKNLTYQISDWGAINKKWIENNLQNVKGVLQLT, encoded by the coding sequence ATGACAATCTACAGCAAAACCAAGACAAGCTACTACAGACGCTTATATGTAGCCTATTTGATTGATTCTGGAGTCAACACAGCACCCTTGTTAATTGAGAAAGCAGGAATGCCTAAACGCACCTTGCAAGATACGTTGGTGGCATTGTCTGAGCTAGACATACTGCTTGAAAAAGAAGGTGGGACAAAGAACCTGACTTACCAGATTAGCGATTGGGGTGCTATTAACAAGAAATGGATTGAAAATAATTTGCAGAACGTCAAAGGCGTGCTACAATTAACTTAA
- a CDS encoding tyrosine-type recombinase/integrase: protein MATHDVSETTATHSSNNFPEAHRTTPELSELAKQTFTRAANSTGTLASYESDYRVFKAWFFQTNSQPPVTDIHIINFLVDQYNGVLSKYDKKKGKLSNGGCVSPFTLDRRRWAILKLLARDGERLNEEQRENVSKAVQQLKMSSDQKKPLRKRGQAYPLRWSDIEAMVLSPLMRSKPKFVKLRDSALLALSAVTGARESELLGTFGMRIKDIDIYDNYIDYRRVVLKNGSRDHSFKGKISMSTSSKICAVHIIRKYIEFLTKDKSVTGETKIFLRSNRRGEVYKKEGVPQTLGATTFDNILRDYALSSDIDFSTAGLISGHSVRMGLVVGQVEGGMSYESISKITGQSITTVERYAKQAQVAAFSGE, encoded by the coding sequence ATGGCCACTCATGATGTTTCTGAGACTACGGCAACCCATAGCTCTAACAACTTCCCTGAAGCGCACAGGACTACGCCTGAACTCTCAGAGCTAGCTAAACAGACGTTTACACGCGCCGCAAACTCTACAGGCACGCTAGCAAGCTATGAAAGCGACTATCGAGTATTCAAAGCATGGTTCTTTCAAACAAACTCACAGCCGCCAGTCACCGACATCCACATAATTAATTTTTTAGTGGATCAATATAATGGGGTGCTTTCAAAATACGATAAGAAAAAAGGAAAACTCAGTAATGGCGGGTGCGTATCCCCGTTTACTCTCGACAGAAGACGCTGGGCAATTTTGAAACTACTGGCAAGAGATGGGGAGCGACTGAATGAAGAACAGAGAGAAAACGTATCCAAGGCTGTTCAGCAACTAAAAATGAGTTCTGACCAGAAAAAACCTCTTCGAAAACGAGGTCAGGCGTACCCACTGCGCTGGAGTGACATCGAGGCGATGGTGCTATCTCCATTAATGAGAAGCAAACCAAAATTTGTCAAATTACGTGACTCCGCTCTTCTTGCCTTATCGGCCGTAACCGGTGCGCGTGAATCTGAATTGCTTGGAACGTTCGGCATGAGAATCAAAGACATTGATATTTATGATAATTATATCGACTATCGCAGAGTTGTCTTGAAGAATGGAAGCCGTGATCACTCATTTAAAGGCAAAATATCAATGTCCACCAGCTCAAAAATATGCGCCGTCCATATCATAAGAAAGTACATAGAATTCCTTACAAAAGACAAAAGCGTAACTGGTGAAACCAAAATATTTCTAAGGTCAAATAGGCGCGGAGAAGTTTATAAAAAAGAAGGTGTTCCACAAACTCTGGGGGCCACAACTTTTGATAACATTCTTAGAGATTACGCGCTCAGTTCCGACATTGACTTTTCTACCGCAGGTTTAATATCCGGCCATTCAGTGCGAATGGGGCTAGTGGTTGGACAAGTAGAGGGCGGCATGTCTTATGAATCAATCAGCAAAATTACAGGGCAATCGATTACGACCGTTGAGCGTTATGCGAAACAAGCTCAGGTTGCAGCATTTAGCGGCGAATAG
- a CDS encoding IS5 family transposase: protein MSHQLTFADSEFNNKRRKTRKEIFLSRMNELMPWDQLEAVIEPFYPKAGKGRRPYPLSIMFRIHCMQHWYNMSDPAMEDALYEITSMRLFSGLSLDSAIPDHTTIMNFRHLLEKHKLSRQLFKEVNKWLSSAGIYLKEGTIVDATIIEAASSTKNKAKACDPEMHQTQKGKQWFFGLKAHIGVDARTGLTHSLSTTAANVHDITETENLLHGDETFISADSGYRGAQKREELKDIKADWLIAEMPSKVRLLKKHPRINKLPIQTEYIKASIRAKVEHPFRIIKRQFGFRKVVYRGLKKNDNKLAMLFALANVFRIDQMIRAARG from the coding sequence ATGTCACATCAACTCACTTTTGCCGACAGTGAATTCAACAATAAGCGTCGTAAAACACGCAAAGAAATTTTTCTTTCTCGGATGAATGAGTTGATGCCTTGGGATCAGCTTGAAGCGGTAATTGAACCTTTCTACCCAAAAGCCGGAAAAGGAAGAAGACCGTATCCGTTGTCCATCATGTTTCGTATTCACTGCATGCAACATTGGTACAACATGAGTGACCCTGCCATGGAGGATGCGCTTTATGAAATCACGTCAATGCGCTTGTTTTCCGGGCTGTCGCTGGACAGTGCTATTCCTGACCACACGACTATTATGAATTTTAGGCACTTGCTGGAAAAACATAAGCTCTCCCGTCAGCTATTTAAAGAGGTCAATAAGTGGTTGTCCAGCGCAGGAATTTACTTAAAAGAAGGCACGATTGTCGATGCCACGATCATTGAGGCTGCCAGTTCAACGAAGAATAAAGCAAAAGCATGCGATCCCGAGATGCACCAGACACAAAAAGGTAAGCAGTGGTTCTTTGGATTAAAAGCTCATATTGGCGTAGACGCTAGAACTGGCCTAACGCACAGCTTAAGTACGACAGCGGCTAACGTACATGACATCACAGAGACAGAAAATCTGCTTCATGGTGACGAGACTTTTATATCAGCGGATTCAGGTTATCGGGGCGCGCAAAAACGAGAAGAACTTAAAGACATCAAAGCCGATTGGTTGATTGCTGAGATGCCAAGTAAGGTACGCCTTCTCAAAAAGCATCCGAGAATAAACAAGCTACCGATCCAAACGGAATACATTAAAGCCAGCATTCGAGCAAAAGTAGAACACCCATTTCGGATCATAAAGCGTCAGTTTGGTTTTAGGAAAGTGGTCTATCGAGGTCTTAAAAAGAATGACAACAAACTGGCGATGCTGTTTGCCTTAGCCAATGTGTTTAGGATCGATCAGATGATACGAGCGGCAAGGGGTTAG
- a CDS encoding antitoxin Xre/MbcA/ParS toxin-binding domain-containing protein has protein sequence MTIRSFKPSKAKHNRGLLSELALSADPVSASTQIESGFDPDFVSVVVTKSKIASRIVGKAIGVDRATITRHAKGRRWEGKAAVRAYMGARLLDSVLSLFDNDKDKAEAWLEKPAMALGGISPANYAKKPLGQEAVIDLIGKIKNGVIV, from the coding sequence ATGACCATCCGTTCATTTAAACCATCAAAAGCAAAACATAATCGCGGCCTTCTGTCTGAACTGGCTCTTTCGGCTGATCCGGTTAGCGCGTCTACGCAAATCGAGTCGGGGTTTGATCCAGACTTTGTTAGTGTCGTCGTAACGAAATCTAAAATTGCGTCTCGAATAGTTGGAAAAGCGATTGGGGTTGATAGAGCTACAATCACCAGGCATGCAAAAGGCCGACGATGGGAGGGTAAAGCCGCTGTCAGAGCCTACATGGGAGCGCGTTTGCTTGATTCAGTACTTTCACTTTTCGACAACGATAAGGATAAAGCAGAGGCTTGGCTGGAAAAACCAGCGATGGCGCTTGGAGGTATTAGCCCAGCGAATTACGCTAAAAAACCACTTGGCCAAGAGGCCGTAATTGACTTGATTGGTAAAATAAAAAATGGCGTGATCGTGTAA
- a CDS encoding TonB-dependent receptor, translated as MARALLGGSCSGHVGDINQVYYWQETGNNTLSNNVSLLGDFMTGTLRHRMVVGLDMSLEEREPKLANTNQDGSSIYGYVNPLTGEKQSTRGTGDLLINTHNYYDSVNVGLFAQDLISLTSNLDVMIGARFDRYESTAQNKLLNASDENFERSVDDTTFSPNVGIVWRPASAHAVYASYSRSFAPFGGRVSVNSVRSSQDLDLFNAEPQYNDQYEVGVKSDWLNQRLMTQLSVFNIEKSNIRYRPDPDNDPYHWAIQGEQESQGVELSFIGRVTEDLYLRGGYGYNKATVKEDKTSPENEGKTLSGVPRHTGNLFLRYLPTESSYTEVGVTHVGDTWTNSDNTSKLEGFNRVDAAVGYNIGPWRTSLAITNLLDKEYWRSSSMPGTPRSVLARVSYKFN; from the coding sequence TTGGCAAGAGCACTACTCGGCGGGAGTTGTAGCGGCCATGTTGGCGATATCAATCAGGTTTATTACTGGCAAGAAACAGGCAATAACACGCTAAGCAATAATGTCAGCTTACTGGGTGACTTTATGACCGGCACGTTACGTCACCGCATGGTCGTCGGACTCGACATGTCTCTTGAAGAGCGTGAGCCCAAACTGGCAAATACGAATCAAGATGGCTCCAGCATTTATGGTTATGTTAACCCTCTAACAGGAGAGAAACAAAGCACTCGCGGTACTGGTGATCTACTGATCAATACCCACAATTACTATGATTCGGTCAACGTTGGTCTTTTTGCTCAAGACCTAATCAGCTTAACATCTAATCTCGATGTCATGATCGGCGCGCGCTTTGACCGATATGAAAGTACGGCTCAGAATAAGTTGCTTAATGCCAGTGATGAAAACTTCGAACGCAGCGTTGATGATACCACCTTCAGTCCAAACGTAGGCATTGTCTGGCGTCCCGCATCCGCGCACGCGGTCTATGCGTCATACAGTCGTAGCTTTGCGCCATTTGGCGGACGCGTCAGTGTAAACAGCGTCCGTTCGAGCCAAGACTTGGATCTTTTCAATGCCGAACCACAATACAACGACCAATATGAAGTGGGCGTTAAGAGTGATTGGTTAAACCAACGATTAATGACACAGCTGTCAGTCTTCAACATTGAGAAAAGTAATATTCGTTACCGCCCTGACCCAGATAACGATCCTTACCACTGGGCGATTCAAGGCGAACAAGAATCACAAGGGGTTGAGCTGAGCTTTATCGGCCGCGTTACGGAGGACCTATATTTACGTGGTGGCTATGGTTACAACAAAGCAACCGTAAAAGAAGATAAAACAAGCCCTGAAAATGAAGGCAAAACGTTATCTGGCGTACCTCGTCATACAGGGAACCTGTTCTTAAGATACTTGCCAACTGAGAGCTCTTACACAGAGGTGGGTGTGACACACGTGGGCGATACATGGACCAATTCGGACAACACCAGCAAGCTAGAAGGCTTCAATCGTGTTGATGCAGCCGTTGGCTACAATATTGGGCCTTGGCGCACCTCGTTGGCCATCACCAACCTATTAGACAAAGAATACTGGCGTTCTAGCTCTATGCCAGGCACACCGCGTAGCGTTCTTGCTCGCGTCAGCTATAAGTTTAACTGA
- a CDS encoding integrase core domain-containing protein: MRRTYSHLPWLAEDNTAVLPLPAATTLQGLYQLLLEALLPQLPSYQVPTKTATRTEAPGINETLTSKAIEESGSISKSPTIVKTVQPPSLQEKLAALAEIEILNKQLAQVKSKRDKEKQFNRRQALNDQWVSKHLFETLNEVECYATKWLWFYNNERPHKV, encoded by the coding sequence ATGAGAAGGACTTATTCGCATCTTCCTTGGCTAGCTGAAGATAATACCGCTGTTTTACCATTACCAGCAGCTACCACCTTACAAGGCTTATATCAGTTATTATTAGAAGCATTACTACCGCAGCTGCCTTCATACCAAGTGCCAACAAAAACCGCTACAAGAACAGAAGCACCTGGCATAAATGAAACACTAACGAGCAAAGCGATAGAAGAATCTGGCTCAATTTCAAAATCACCAACTATTGTGAAAACAGTACAGCCGCCAAGCTTACAAGAAAAGCTGGCAGCCCTTGCTGAAATAGAAATCCTCAATAAACAACTAGCTCAAGTGAAAAGTAAGCGTGACAAAGAAAAACAATTTAATCGCCGGCAAGCACTGAACGACCAATGGGTGAGTAAACACCTTTTTGAAACATTAAATGAAGTAGAATGCTATGCAACTAAGTGGTTATGGTTTTACAATAACGAACGACCACATAAGGTGTAG
- the tnpC gene encoding IS66 family transposase — protein sequence MKIAPKSHCKTPDYSQLSQAELMSLLLQKDSVLAQRDAYIERLEEIIRLQKVQRFAAKSEKQPLQITLFDEVELESAIDDLIDEIPEDSLSQELAQTKKSRQRQRGFSFSLNRIRREISLSDDEKAGAAKTFFTKVKEELEFIPAQLNVIEIWQEKAVFESLTGEQIIAAKRPTHPLGKCVATTSLLAYIITSKYADGLPLYRLDGMLSRLGHEIGRNNMANWIIRLDGVFKPLINLMREQQNHGRYIQAHETRIQVLKETGKTAQSDKWMWVTRGGPPDTPSVLFEYDPTRAGHVPARLLEGFSGVLQVDGYSGYGKVCRELDITRIGCWDHARRKFVEAARGAAPQKGKGKSNKAKPSKADVAIGKIRKLYAIESKIENLSESEKYTVRQELALPVLQDLKAWLETNHPKVPKDSLTFKAIQYTLNQWESLIAYCDHGFVHISNALAENAIRPFAVGRRNWLFADSARGARASATCYSLIETAKANGLEPSGYIQYVLDHIADADTLEKLEALLP from the coding sequence ATGAAAATCGCTCCCAAATCTCATTGCAAAACGCCAGATTACAGTCAGTTATCACAAGCTGAGCTGATGTCTTTGCTGTTGCAAAAAGACTCGGTCTTAGCTCAGCGCGATGCCTATATCGAGCGTCTTGAAGAGATCATCCGTCTGCAAAAAGTACAACGCTTCGCCGCCAAGAGTGAGAAGCAGCCGTTGCAGATCACCTTGTTTGATGAAGTGGAGCTGGAAAGTGCGATTGACGATCTGATTGATGAAATTCCAGAAGACTCATTGAGCCAGGAGCTTGCGCAAACCAAGAAAAGTCGTCAGCGTCAGCGGGGGTTCTCGTTCTCATTAAACCGAATCCGTCGTGAGATCAGTCTAAGCGATGACGAGAAAGCTGGTGCAGCCAAAACCTTCTTCACCAAAGTGAAAGAAGAGCTGGAGTTTATCCCCGCTCAGCTTAACGTGATCGAGATCTGGCAAGAAAAAGCGGTGTTTGAATCTTTGACTGGCGAGCAAATCATCGCAGCAAAACGGCCAACTCATCCTCTGGGTAAATGCGTTGCCACTACCTCCTTGTTGGCGTACATCATCACGTCAAAATATGCCGATGGCTTACCTCTGTATCGCTTAGATGGCATGTTATCTCGTCTTGGTCATGAAATTGGTCGCAATAATATGGCGAATTGGATCATCCGACTGGATGGTGTCTTTAAGCCTCTGATCAACTTAATGCGGGAACAACAAAACCACGGTCGTTATATCCAAGCGCATGAGACCCGTATCCAAGTGTTGAAAGAAACGGGTAAAACTGCTCAAAGTGATAAATGGATGTGGGTCACGCGGGGCGGACCACCGGATACACCTTCCGTGTTGTTTGAGTATGATCCGACCCGAGCGGGTCACGTTCCTGCACGCCTATTGGAAGGGTTTAGTGGCGTATTACAAGTGGACGGCTACAGTGGCTATGGCAAGGTCTGCCGAGAGCTTGATATCACTCGCATTGGCTGCTGGGATCATGCGCGACGTAAGTTTGTCGAAGCCGCGCGCGGTGCGGCGCCTCAGAAAGGAAAAGGAAAAAGCAATAAGGCCAAACCATCGAAAGCCGATGTCGCCATCGGTAAAATCCGCAAGCTCTATGCCATCGAAAGCAAAATAGAGAACTTAAGCGAGTCGGAAAAATACACCGTTCGCCAAGAACTGGCTTTGCCAGTGCTGCAAGACCTCAAAGCATGGTTGGAAACCAATCACCCTAAGGTTCCCAAAGACTCGCTGACCTTCAAAGCGATCCAATATACCCTCAATCAGTGGGAATCTCTGATCGCTTACTGCGACCATGGCTTCGTCCACATCAGTAACGCCTTGGCCGAAAATGCTATCCGCCCGTTCGCGGTGGGCAGACGCAATTGGTTGTTTGCAGACTCCGCCCGAGGCGCCCGTGCCAGCGCGACCTGCTACTCACTGATAGAAACCGCCAAAGCCAATGGCCTAGAGCCATCGGGTTATATCCAATACGTGCTCGATCATATAGCTGACGCGGATACCTTAGAAAAACTCGAAGCGCTGTTGCCCTAG
- the ltrA gene encoding group II intron reverse transcriptase/maturase, with protein sequence MIISELQRKLATWTATDKTRRVNRLLRLISHPQWLCQAAEVTLSAKGAKTPGVDGITKVHLQANLNIYLDKIRNDLLSGNYQPMPARRIYIPKANGKQRPLGIPTLRDRIVQRAMLMAMEPIWENDFHSLSYGFRPERSVHHAIRTIKLQLTDTNVPRGRWVVEGDLSSYFDTVHHQLLMTCVRKRINCRRFNELLWRFIKAGHIERNLFCATSEGVPQGGVISPLLSNIMLNEFDQYLDKCYLSKKARKDRWYWNRTIQDKRNIAREEKRQWKPAVAYCRYADDFLVIVKGNKQQAETIRDQCRNFLEGKLKLTLNMEKTHITHVDDGFIFLGHRIIRKRGPKGNMRVVSGIPHGKAKAFSHSLSQALSSDLSCSKIDKVEQLSRKLKGWAQFYRHTDYTAKVYSKIDRIVFWKLAKWLARKYRCSIKSLMMKWIKRPTPNQAKTWVLFGKSNRGNLCGASLFRLVSSSKLQFRWRLPESNPYLRDEIRNTVTSRYIDVAMAVSHN encoded by the coding sequence TTGATAATCAGCGAACTGCAACGTAAATTAGCAACATGGACAGCAACCGATAAAACGCGTCGCGTTAATCGATTGTTGCGCCTGATCAGTCACCCGCAATGGCTTTGCCAAGCGGCTGAAGTAACACTTTCTGCAAAAGGCGCTAAAACGCCTGGCGTTGATGGGATCACTAAAGTTCACTTACAGGCTAATTTGAATATTTACCTTGATAAAATCAGAAATGATTTACTCTCAGGTAATTATCAACCAATGCCTGCCAGACGAATTTATATTCCTAAAGCAAATGGAAAGCAGCGCCCTTTAGGTATACCCACCTTAAGAGACAGAATAGTACAACGTGCCATGCTCATGGCAATGGAGCCTATATGGGAAAATGATTTTCATTCATTATCCTATGGTTTTAGACCTGAGCGCAGTGTTCATCATGCAATTCGTACAATTAAGTTACAGCTAACTGATACCAATGTGCCACGGGGACGCTGGGTAGTTGAAGGAGATTTATCAAGCTACTTTGATACGGTTCACCATCAACTACTCATGACATGCGTACGTAAACGCATCAATTGCCGACGATTTAATGAATTGCTTTGGCGATTCATCAAAGCGGGACATATTGAACGCAACCTATTCTGTGCAACAAGCGAAGGTGTCCCACAAGGGGGCGTAATTTCTCCATTGCTGTCAAATATCATGCTGAATGAATTCGACCAGTACTTGGACAAATGTTACTTGAGTAAGAAAGCACGTAAAGACCGCTGGTACTGGAATCGTACTATCCAAGATAAACGCAACATTGCGCGAGAGGAAAAGAGACAATGGAAACCTGCGGTTGCTTATTGTCGTTATGCCGATGATTTTCTTGTGATTGTCAAAGGTAATAAACAACAAGCAGAAACAATTCGTGACCAATGTAGAAACTTCCTCGAAGGTAAGCTCAAACTCACACTCAATATGGAGAAAACCCATATTACGCATGTGGATGATGGTTTTATCTTCCTTGGGCATAGAATCATAAGAAAACGTGGTCCTAAAGGTAATATGCGTGTGGTGTCTGGTATTCCACATGGTAAGGCTAAAGCATTTTCTCATTCATTGAGCCAAGCTTTATCTAGTGATCTCAGTTGCAGCAAGATAGACAAGGTTGAACAACTCAGTCGAAAACTTAAAGGCTGGGCACAATTTTATCGCCATACTGATTATACCGCAAAAGTTTACAGTAAGATTGATCGTATCGTTTTCTGGAAACTTGCTAAGTGGTTGGCTAGGAAATATCGTTGCTCTATTAAGTCGTTAATGATGAAATGGATCAAACGTCCGACACCAAATCAGGCTAAGACTTGGGTGCTATTTGGTAAAAGCAATCGAGGTAATTTATGTGGTGCGTCACTCTTTAGATTAGTGAGTAGTTCTAAATTACAATTTCGTTGGCGATTACCTGAATCAAACCCCTACCTTAGAGATGAAATTAGGAATACTGTCACGTCTCGCTATATTGATGTTGCAATGGCTGTTAGCCACAATTAA
- a CDS encoding MFS transporter, with protein MFVMTGVLGGLLFLLATRYVQATSETKKRFSFRDTLTLYQTLLKDASFRSYAIANTLIACCFYFFVSASPYITATFDQSSHLFGYWFMSITLCFMLGGFLSTRVTKYVNEDRAIGLGNGIALLGALLLLLIPMITYTHYLTLFLPMCLVTLGRGISQPSYQSAAIGGVGSNGGLAAGLMGFLQLAFGAICSQVSPIMVELWPLSLSIAIITCVGIALGVHSIQLYRKPAKPHF; from the coding sequence ATTTTTGTGATGACCGGAGTGCTTGGCGGTTTATTGTTTCTGCTGGCCACACGATATGTACAAGCAACATCGGAGACCAAAAAACGGTTTTCCTTTCGCGACACCTTAACGCTCTATCAAACTTTACTTAAAGACGCCTCGTTTCGCAGCTACGCCATTGCCAATACGTTGATTGCCTGCTGCTTCTACTTTTTTGTCAGTGCTTCACCTTACATCACCGCGACCTTTGATCAATCAAGTCATTTATTTGGCTATTGGTTTATGAGCATCACCCTGTGCTTCATGTTAGGTGGCTTCTTAAGCACACGGGTCACAAAGTACGTCAATGAAGATCGCGCCATTGGATTAGGTAACGGGATCGCGTTACTCGGTGCACTATTATTGCTGTTGATCCCAATGATCACCTATACCCACTACCTAACGCTTTTTCTACCGATGTGCTTAGTCACTCTTGGTCGAGGCATCAGTCAGCCGTCTTATCAATCGGCGGCGATTGGTGGTGTCGGCAGTAATGGCGGTTTAGCCGCAGGATTAATGGGGTTCTTGCAACTGGCGTTTGGTGCCATTTGCTCACAGGTGTCACCTATTATGGTCGAGCTCTGGCCGCTATCGCTTTCTATCGCCATTATTACCTGCGTTGGTATCGCACTGGGTGTGCATTCGATCCAACTCTATAGAAAGCCTGCCAAGCCGCATTTTTAG
- the tnpA gene encoding IS66 family insertion sequence element accessory protein TnpA: MSTNTVLNQTWAAHIEKWRSSGLSAKAFCEQEGLVYHQFGYWRQKFSSADD; this comes from the coding sequence ATGAGCACAAACACTGTATTAAACCAAACTTGGGCTGCCCATATCGAAAAGTGGCGGTCATCTGGGCTATCCGCCAAAGCTTTTTGTGAGCAAGAAGGGTTGGTCTATCACCAGTTCGGCTATTGGCGGCAGAAGTTTTCATCTGCGGATGACTAG
- a CDS encoding group II intron maturase-specific domain-containing protein, with product MSVYRPFDKSALNIDQIVKKINPQLRGWINYYGKFYPSETTENSALSYYSFKNWALK from the coding sequence GTGTCGGTTTATCGCCCTTTTGATAAAAGTGCTCTAAATATCGACCAAATAGTGAAGAAGATTAATCCTCAGTTAAGAGGGTGGATCAATTACTATGGTAAGTTTTACCCAAGTGAAACTACAGAAAATTCTGCTCTAAGTTATTATTCTTTTAAAAACTGGGCTTTGAAGTAG
- a CDS encoding RES family NAD+ phosphorylase: MIFYRLCEMKFADSAFSGFGAEQYGGRWNNKGLKCVYLSESKSLCILETVVHLDTQTVLSDYAMLSIEVPDDEIMRLASSDLPNNWRSYPAPKELADLGSDWIESQQSLVLLVPSAISGDWCALLNPAHPKSNEFVSQAQRMAFGIDSRLVKGV; the protein is encoded by the coding sequence ATGATTTTTTACCGATTGTGCGAAATGAAGTTTGCTGATTCTGCATTCAGTGGTTTTGGCGCAGAACAGTATGGTGGGCGTTGGAACAACAAAGGTTTAAAATGTGTTTATTTAAGTGAGTCTAAGTCGTTGTGCATACTTGAGACAGTTGTTCACTTAGACACCCAAACTGTTTTGAGTGACTATGCTATGCTTAGCATTGAGGTGCCAGATGACGAAATTATGAGGCTAGCGAGTAGCGATTTACCTAATAACTGGCGATCGTATCCAGCGCCAAAAGAATTGGCTGATTTGGGGAGCGATTGGATTGAGAGCCAGCAAAGTCTCGTTTTGTTAGTGCCCAGCGCTATTTCTGGCGACTGGTGTGCACTGCTTAATCCAGCGCACCCAAAAAGCAATGAGTTCGTAAGCCAGGCTCAGAGAATGGCCTTCGGTATTGATTCTCGGCTTGTCAAAGGGGTTTAA